The Thermoanaerobaculia bacterium genomic sequence GAGCGCCTCGAGGACTTCGATTTCGCCACCGGCGAGGTCCTGCAGCGCTACACGACGCGCAACGAGAACCTCGAGGTCCAGGTCGAGGTGCCGATCCTGCGCCGCCTGACGGTCTACGCCGAGGGTGGCGACCGCTCGGTGCGGAGCCTCGTCGACGAGACCGAGGATCCGCTGCTCGCCGACTTCTTCGCCGGTCTCGATCGCGACGACCTCGCCTACCGGGGCGGCGTGCGCTACTACCCGAGCGAAAAGCTGCGGCTCGGGGCCGGCGTCGGCTACGCCGAGTCCGACTTTGCCGACGAGGCGCTCGACCGTTCGAACTCCGGCGACTTCTGGTACGTCGAGGCCGGCTACGAGCGGCCGAAGCTCCTCGTGGATCTGCTCTACCAGGAGAACCAGCTCACGGCGCAGGACGGCGCGGAGTTCTCCGACTTCACGAGCTCGACCGGCGGCGCGCGCATCGAGTGGATGCCGCGCGAAACGTTCAGCGCCCGTCTCTACGGCTCGCGGCAGCTCGCCTACTCGTTGCTCGTCGCGGAGGCCTCCGGCTACGTCGACCAGTTCGTCGGCGCCGGGGTGGACATCGGCCTCGGCTGGCGGCTGCGTTTGAACCTCTACGGCGAGGCCGGCAGCCATCGCTATCAGGCGGGCCCCGACGCACCTGCGGGGGCCGAACGCGTGGACGACGTCGAGAGCTACGGTGCGGACCTCGCGATCGAGCTCCCCTGGAAGATGAACCTGCGGGTGGGCTATCAGGAGAAGACGATCTCTCCTCCTGCGGGGAGTGGCCTGCGCGATCAGAAGATCTCGCAGATCCTCGTCAACCTCGGTTTCGGATTCAGCCAGGGCACCTGGTACTGAGCCGGCACTGAGCCGCCCGCGCGCTTCGCCCCGGCGCCCCGGAACGGCGGGAGCAAAGCCCGTATAATGCTCAGTCCAGATGCGTTTTCCGAAACCCCTCAGAGCGGTCACCCCAAAACTGCTGGCTCCACTCCTCGCCGGACTCCTGGTTGCGGTCGCCTCCCTGTGCACCGCCGGCCCGGCCGCGGCGCAGGTCCTGCCGGCCGCCGGCGGGGCGGTGAGCTACACCCTCGGCCCCAAGGACCAGATCGCCATCAAGGTCTATGAGGTGCCGGAGCTGAACGTCGAGGTCCGGGTGGCCGAGAACGGCAAGGTCAACCTGCCGCTCATCGGCGAGGTGCCGGCCGAGGGGCTGACCGAGGCCGGATTCGCGCAACAGCTGAAGGAGCTGCTCGAGGCCAAGTACGTCAACCGCGCCACGGTTTCGGTGGAGGTCCGCGAGGCGCGGTCGCGGCCGATTCTGGTGGTCGGCGCCGTGCGCACCCCCGGCAACCTCGCCTTCCCCGGCCGCTGGACGCTCATCGAGGCGCTCGCCGCGGCCGGCGGCCTCTCCGAGTCGCACGCGGACACGCTCTACGTCCTGCGCCGCGCCGAGAACGGCCTCTCCGACCAGGTGGCGATCCGCATCGAGGATCTTTTCGTACGCGGCGACCCGCGGGCCAACATCCCGATCTTCGCCAACGACCTGATCAACGTGCCGGTCACCGTCGAGGTGACCGTCTTCTGCCTGGGCGAGGTCCTGACCCCCGGCGCGATCAGCTTCAAGAGTACCGACCGCATCACGGTGCTGTCGGTCATCGCCCGCGCCGGCGGACTCACCGACCGCGCCTCGAAGAAGATGTCGATCAAGCGGAGGAAGGGCGAGTCGCTGCAGGAAGAGGTCCAGGTCGACTACAAGAAGATCCTCGCCGGCAAGGAGCCCGACCTCTCGCTCTCCGACGGCGACGTGCTGGTCATCAAGGAATCCCTCCTGTGAGCGCCAACCACCGCACCCGGCATCCCGCACCCGATGCCGACCCGCAGACGAGCCTGCTGGGCCCTCCGGCCAGTGCGGCGGGCGCGG encodes the following:
- a CDS encoding polysaccharide biosynthesis/export family protein; this translates as MRFPKPLRAVTPKLLAPLLAGLLVAVASLCTAGPAAAQVLPAAGGAVSYTLGPKDQIAIKVYEVPELNVEVRVAENGKVNLPLIGEVPAEGLTEAGFAQQLKELLEAKYVNRATVSVEVREARSRPILVVGAVRTPGNLAFPGRWTLIEALAAAGGLSESHADTLYVLRRAENGLSDQVAIRIEDLFVRGDPRANIPIFANDLINVPVTVEVTVFCLGEVLTPGAISFKSTDRITVLSVIARAGGLTDRASKKMSIKRRKGESLQEEVQVDYKKILAGKEPDLSLSDGDVLVIKESLL